The segment AAAATCATCGGATGAAGAGATTCGACTGAATTAAGCATTCAAGCAGTAAGCAGGTGAACTAGAAGGACCAGCTAGATGGAATTCAGACAATTGGAAAGCAGGGGAATCCAGAGTGACACAGGAGCCAGGACTTTGAGCAATGTGAATCGGTTGTCGGTGGAGCAGGAGAGGATCAACGAACGGGCTCTATCACTACTTCGAAGGAACAGAGAGCGTCGAGAATTGCTTAGGAGACAGCAAGATAGGAGGCGATACGAGCGATTGCCTGAACAATCGCTTGATGTCCCCGTGGAGCATCGTTATGTCAGGAACAATGAGGAGACACATCAGTTCCAGGCAGAAAGAGGGCAgcagagaaggaagagagTACGGCACGCGAAGAAGGTCGTGTCGCACAAACGGCATACACCGAGTGAACTGGCCCTTTACGAGATAAGAAAATATCAGCGGTCGACTGAGCTACTGATCTCCAAGATTCCCTTTGCAAGATTGGTGAAAGAGGTAACAGACCAGTTCACCACCGAGGATCAACAGTTGAGATGGCAGTCTATGGCAATATTGGCGTTGCAGGAGGCGAGCGAAGCGTATCTTGTAGGATTGCTAGAGCATACGAATCTCCTGGCGCTGCatgcaagaagaatcacCATAATGAGGAAAGATATGCAACTGGCACGAAGGATAAGAGGTCAGTTTCTGTGAAGAAGACTACTTAACAGATGCACGTCAACTAATATTACAAAGGGAGGTTCCATTTTGGCGCTAATTCAGTAGCTGGATAAAGTTGTATGGAATCAACCCGTTCTTATGGGTCCCAGCAATGAAGTTATTATCGTAAACCTCACCTCTGAACCAATCTTCATTTATGATAGCCGTGAGAAGCAAGTAATCGCCCTTGTCAAAATGAGCGAGCTCGGCTGCATCGTTATCTAGTAATGGGTAAATCGCCTTTGCATATCTAATAACCGGCTCACCCTGGCTGGTCACCGTTGGTAGAGTGACGGTGATGCCGTTATCTCTGACGCGTCCTAGTTGGGAATCGGAACCGGCGAATACACTATTTCCCATACTCTTTATCCTCTCCATCTCGTAAAGAGCATCTTCTATTGGATTACTGGAATCTTGCAGCACCATCGATTTGCGTCTAACGCTCTGCTGTGTTGCTAAGTTTGTGTTCATAATAGTAGTGTCGGCACTGGGGTTTCTGAGTACAGGTGAACCATTTTGCAAGCTTCCCTCGCTGTGCTGTCCCAGGGAAGATCCCAGTTGTTCCTCACGAGCCTTCTCCTGATGCAAATGGCTCAtggattttcttttcctgtTTGACGAGTTCCAAGATTTGGCGAATCTCTGAGATTCATCTATGCTACTCGCCATGGAACTCACTGAAGTTGCCATAGAGTCGATGCTGTGGCGATTCTTCACATGTGCTGTGAAGTCTGTAGGGACAGACGAGGAGGCAGACGAGGACGGAGACGTTCCTTGGCGATTTTGTTGTTGATGCCTAGCAGAAGGTGATAACTTTTCTTTAAgatctgctgaaattggCTCTTCAATGCGAGATAGCTCATTCTTGGGGACCCTTTTTGTGCCTATCTCTTCCTGTCGTTGAAGTTTCGGAGAAGGCAGCTGCTTGTCGTTCCTTGAGTCCCCTAGCGTTTGTCTTTGCAACTGGGACGACAGTTTTCTGATGTTCTCCGCATGCAGgtctttcttgcttctcGAAATGTCGTGAACTGCCAGATCGCCAGTCGCCTTCCTCTTTTCTTTAAGCCTGCCAGTGCCATAGTCGCTTGAAAACTCTGCAATGTCGTCAGCGGGCGTGAAAGTCGCTAGCTGGTTCATTAGAGAGTCCATTTTTGATTGTTCCAAGAGCGCAGTCTCCAGCGTGACTTGGGCAAATTGCTGCATTTTTGACTGCAAATAGGAGATTCTAGCCGTTTCCATCTCCTGCAATTGGCCGCTTATGTCTGCCCATTCTTTGAACCAGTATTTCTGAGATGCCCGGTATTCCTGTGTCAGCACATCCAACTGCAGGCTGATCTCTCGACTGTTGTTGTCCCACTTAGCCAGCTCCCGCCTATTTTGctcgatcttcttgctccCGATCACATTGTTCTGGTTCAGGCGCAGATCCCTGGCGCGCAgctcagcttcttccagctttttcgtcaagtCTTCGCAGCCCTTTCTCTTGTTGTATTTGTCAACCCTCAGATTCTCTATCCTCCCGCTCAACGTCGTGTAACGAGCCTGCATCTTCCCGGCAAACGCCTTCACATCGCTGTATATCTGTCGGTACAGCAGTTCGCTCTGTTTCGAATGCGCCTGTGCCCTAGCCCGCTCGTTAGTTACCACCGTTCGAAAACAATCGTTTAAGCGCCCATACTCTGGATTTTCCTCCATATCCGACACCAGCTTGTTACTCATAGCACCCAGCCGGCGAGCATAATCCTTCTCCAACTCGCTTCGCTGCTTGAAAAAGCTTACCATTGTCCCGCAGGACTTGATACCCGCCGAAATATGTTGCAGTAGTACGTTTACCCCATTATCGTTAGGGTCCCAGAAACACAGTTCATAACTGTAGCTCATAACGCCAGTACGTGAATCCTTTAAGCATGCACTAGCTTTAGACGAATAGAACAAAGGCAATTGCCCTGATTGATCTCTCATTTCCTCCAGATCTCTCCAACTCTGAACCGCTTAAAAATCTGATGACTTAGTTCCCAGGCCTCTGAGACTACCTATTGGACTGGTAGATCGTATTACTCTTCGAGCGCCAAGCCCAACTGTTTACCTTTTTCCGCTTAGGGCAGCAGGCAATCATATCTCCCGAATCGGCCACACTCCGTCCTGTTTGGGTCTAATTACCCTGGCCGATTTTGTTCTCCACAGTATCGCCTGCAGAGCGCAATTTTTTGCTTTCCAGAAAGGGTCATGGACTTAGAAAGGCTCGTGGGAAGCCCGGCAGCAAGGAAGCGAGCCGTATCAAAGGGGTGTCGAACAAGGGCCAACTGGTAGGGAATCATCGCCCTTCGAGCTGGCAGATAGTCTTCAATCAATCCTAACCAGAGACAATTGGAGCAAGTTGTTGCTAGCATTTGAAGGGTGGCATATATATACAATTCTCTGTTGAGGTCCTTTGGGAATTCCGCCGCTcattgaccaagaaagttGTTCTTACTAAAGGGCTCAGAGTTTGTAAAAATCAGGGAAGTATGTCTTTGGTGTCTGCCGTCAAGGAGCGTGATCGCTATGGGGATTTACAGGATGATCATGAGGTGAGAAGAGAAACGAAGATGAGTAGTTCAGTTTATCAGACTTCAGGCGAACCGTTGAGCAAAGAAGCTCTTTACAGGGCCAAGTTAAAATACGGGGTTTATCAATCGCCTGCTACCAATATTTCCTTAGGTGTGGCACAACCAAAGGAGGCCTCTGGTAGAGCAGCCAACGTGGCAAACGAAAATAAAATCACTATCAATGCGTACAAGAGACTATTTGTAGACCCGGGAGCGGCACACGCCGCAACCAAGGTTGGACTGAAGGGCGTGGAGCCTGCGCCTGTTGTAGAGGTTAAAAAGTCTCACGCGGGATCGCAATCGGCTGCCACTAGGGCTTATTCTATTGCTTCGAGTACAGCTTCGACGAAGAAAGTCACGAAAAGTGCTCATGCTGGGTCCAGCAGTGCAGCAGGTCGCGATAGATTGCACTCGGTATCTTCAGCGACTCACGCACTGGGTGCAAGTGCTACTTTCAACGAGCAGAAAGTGAATCCAGCACCTAAGCCTCTGAACATGTCCAAGGTTCTTTCGGGGGCCGAAAGGCAGGCTGAGAGAAGGATTCATGATAGGACATCGCCGGAGCGCAAGAATTTCTCGTACGGGCTAAGGACTGGCGGCGCTGGGAAAGCGGCAGGGAATAGCTTTGAGTTGAGCAAGGATACTCTAGAGAAAATTTCTGCCAAGATCGATAGCGCCGCTATCGAGAGAGAGGCGGACCCACAGAATTATGCGGAATGGGCGGCATATGCTGTCAGGGACGTCGATCCTAGCTCGCTGATGGACGCGGAGTTCCAGGAcagagaaaagagaagacAGCAGTATTTGAGTCAGTTGACATCGCAACAGGTGTTGGCTAAGGCAAGGGAAAACGCTGACAGGGAATTGAAAGCAATCGATGCGTTGGATACTCATAGGCAGCTGTTTGGTAATGAAGCATATAACAAAGCGGCAGTCGAAACGGCACGCGAAATGGCACGCAAGAACGCTCAAAAGATGGCACCTTATCAAAACAAGATAAACATGGGCGGTGGCCTATGGTTATCGCCTGATGAGGTGAACGACATTGCGGAGAATCTGATCAACCCGGTGTTGGGTGAAGTGACTCAAAGAGCCGAAGACCAAAGAGCGACAGATCTGGATATAAAGGAGAGGACGGAAGCTCACAAAGCGGAATATGCAGCCTGGTTGGAAATGCAACACACCAAGATCCGTAACAATGCAACAATTGTCGTTAACACTAATATAAGGCACGAAAGGGAAAAGGAggaaaacaaagaaaaggcgACCAAGGATTATAATGAGCTTGTTGCTATGAAAGACAAACAAATTGCAGATAAGGAGGAGAAGCTGGCTAGAACGAAACAGGCTAAGACGGAATTTGAAACGGAAATGGAAGGAAAACTGAAATCGGAAGATGAGAGGGTCGCTCTGGTGTTGGCTAATTTTGGCGAGACTAACAAGAAAGATTTAGAAGATGCCCGCAAGGAACAAGAGGAATTACTGAGACCTTATCATGATGCCCTAGACGCTGCCGAGAAGGAACATGCAAGGttacttgaagaaaaatccGGTATTCAAAAGgagatcgagaaattgCGCACCTCCATCGATGCTCACGGCGTTCTGCTACTCAAGTATGAAAGAGGCATCAAAGCCAACGATGAAAAGCAGGCCGTGGAACTCAAGAATTTACAAAACCTTGACTCCGAGAAACAGAAACTGAGATCAGATATCGATGAGAATGTTATCAATTTAGCCAACAGAGCTAAGGAACAAGCAGCCATCTCCTCAGAACAGGCACGCCTAAGACAATTGGAGGTGGATGCTCTGGTCAATGAGCGCAAGAGCCGGTTGAACGAGACTGAAATCGAACTGCAAAGGGAGAAGCTAAACATGCTGGATGCCATGAGAGAGGCGGCGGAAGCCCGTGGTGACACCGcaatcgatgaagacaGAGTGAAGGAGCTACTCGGAATGAGTTCGGAGGACTACGTTGCTCAACAGAAGAATGCAGTCAGCAAGACCGAAACGCGCCCTGTAGGAGCCGATCttgacgaggaagacgaggcGGATGAAGATAATTTATCGGAGGGAGTCAAGCCAGCCCGCCACCTAGACCTCGGAGCCTTCGAAGGCCCCGCCCCATCTGCTTCTGTAAGATCAATTGCCGACGTCAGTGCTAGGATTCCCGAGTCCTTATCTGAGCATCCGGCCAAGGGAGACAAGTCTTCCGATGTTTCTTGGTCGGAGAAATTCTTCCTTGGAGCTGCGAgggcaagaaagagaagagagTCGCAACAGAAATCGGAAAAGCCTGAGATCTCCAAACCTGCGGAAACAGCCAAGACTGCTGAGCCCTCGGGCACCGCAGCCAATGCTGGCCACGAACTCCAACCCACCTTTAGTGGCTTTTCGCAAGACGGCATCGCCGCGCAGCAGGATGCAGGCAAGAAAAAGGGCAAAAGCACAGAGAGCCCTACGGTGGACGACTcagaagacgaagacgaggaagacgttCCCGATCTGAGCGGTACAGACCGGAACGACGACCTAAGTGGCGCGAACAAGAGAAGCAGCTACTTCCAAGAAGTGTTCGAGTGATCACACCGCTCGAGTCGTTCTTCAGATCCAACTTCAAGGACTTTAAAAACTTAATATTTCTTTCGTAATCTTTCGTATATTCTATTGTATTGTTTTTTACCTTTTATTAGACTGCCCatggcttcttcaacaaaacAGCACATACACGTGGAGATCAATGCCTTGAACTATCTATGGTACATGGATACTGCCGATCCTATATAAGCACTTGTACTAGTATGCACAATTGGTAGTGGTGTTTCTGGAGATGAAAGTATGCAATGAATCTACTCTAGGCAACCACCGATACCGATGGGTGAGCATCGGCGTCCACGAAGATGGCTTCCTCGTCCTGCGAAGGTATTGAAACGCGATGGAAAACGGTAGACGCCAGCAACTCGTCGTATTTATAATAGCCGGCGAAAGTTTGGACGTGACGGAAGTAGCGAGATTTCTTGTATCTGCCACCAAGATAGAAGTCGACCgagagaatgatgaaataCAGGCCGAACCAGAACGCGAGCAGCCATTCGAAGCAGGCACTGGTTGAGTCGTCGTTGATGGCGCCAAAACAGATCGCCCACACAATAGCCAGTGCCAGCCAAGCCATTTTGGTCACACCGCTGATGGTAAACTTGTTCCAAACATGACCGCTCCACTGGTACCACTTGAGATCGGCGGGAGTGACCGTCGCGGCGCCCTGGGACGCCAGAGGATGCAGCATCGCATAGTGTCTGCCCATCGACATGTACTCTGCGATGTTGCAGCACACGCAAAGCAGCATGAAGACGATAAACACCGTGACCATCGAGATGTGTACGTGGTGATACTTGGCGGTTGTGAATATGCTGCAGAATAACAGCCCGAGCTCGCCGATGAGCCCGTTCACGAACGCTGCAAAGATCAGATTTCTCTCGTGCCTGGTGTACCAGGGCGGCATCAAAAACCGCGAGGACTCGAGCAGATCGCTGTACTGC is part of the Torulaspora globosa chromosome 7, complete sequence genome and harbors:
- the CSE4 gene encoding centromeric DNA-binding histone H3-like protein CSE4 (ancestral locus Anc_2.592), whose amino-acid sequence is MEFRQLESRGIQSDTGARTLSNVNRLSVEQERINERALSLLRRNRERRELLRRQQDRRRYERLPEQSLDVPVEHRYVRNNEETHQFQAERGQQRRKRVRHAKKVVSHKRHTPSELALYEIRKYQRSTELLISKIPFARLVKEVTDQFTTEDQQLRWQSMAILALQEASEAYLVGLLEHTNLLALHARRITIMRKDMQLARRIRGQFL
- the HOF1 gene encoding formin-binding protein HOF1 (ancestral locus Anc_2.591), whose amino-acid sequence is MRDQSGQLPLFYSSKASACLKDSRTGVMSYSYELCFWDPNDNGVNVLLQHISAGIKSCGTMVSFFKQRSELEKDYARRLGAMSNKLVSDMEENPEYGRLNDCFRTVVTNERARAQAHSKQSELLYRQIYSDVKAFAGKMQARYTTLSGRIENLRVDKYNKRKGCEDLTKKLEEAELRARDLRLNQNNVIGSKKIEQNRRELAKWDNNSREISLQLDVLTQEYRASQKYWFKEWADISGQLQEMETARISYLQSKMQQFAQVTLETALLEQSKMDSLMNQLATFTPADDIAEFSSDYGTGRLKEKRKATGDLAVHDISRSKKDLHAENIRKLSSQLQRQTLGDSRNDKQLPSPKLQRQEEIGTKRVPKNELSRIEEPISADLKEKLSPSARHQQQNRQGTSPSSSASSSVPTDFTAHVKNRHSIDSMATSVSSMASSIDESQRFAKSWNSSNRKRKSMSHLHQEKAREEQLGSSLGQHSEGSLQNGSPVLRNPSADTTIMNTNLATQQSVRRKSMVLQDSSNPIEDALYEMERIKSMGNSVFAGSDSQLGRVRDNGITVTLPTVTSQGEPVIRYAKAIYPLLDNDAAELAHFDKGDYLLLTAIINEDWFRGEVYDNNFIAGTHKNGLIPYNFIQLLN
- a CDS encoding uncharacterized protein (ancestral locus Anc_2.590) — encoded protein: MSLVSAVKERDRYGDLQDDHEVRRETKMSSSVYQTSGEPLSKEALYRAKLKYGVYQSPATNISLGVAQPKEASGRAANVANENKITINAYKRLFVDPGAAHAATKVGLKGVEPAPVVEVKKSHAGSQSAATRAYSIASSTASTKKVTKSAHAGSSSAAGRDRLHSVSSATHALGASATFNEQKVNPAPKPLNMSKVLSGAERQAERRIHDRTSPERKNFSYGLRTGGAGKAAGNSFELSKDTLEKISAKIDSAAIEREADPQNYAEWAAYAVRDVDPSSLMDAEFQDREKRRQQYLSQLTSQQVLAKARENADRELKAIDALDTHRQLFGNEAYNKAAVETAREMARKNAQKMAPYQNKINMGGGLWLSPDEVNDIAENLINPVLGEVTQRAEDQRATDLDIKERTEAHKAEYAAWLEMQHTKIRNNATIVVNTNIRHEREKEENKEKATKDYNELVAMKDKQIADKEEKLARTKQAKTEFETEMEGKLKSEDERVALVLANFGETNKKDLEDARKEQEELLRPYHDALDAAEKEHARLLEEKSGIQKEIEKLRTSIDAHGVLLLKYERGIKANDEKQAVELKNLQNLDSEKQKLRSDIDENVINLANRAKEQAAISSEQARLRQLEVDALVNERKSRLNETEIELQREKLNMLDAMREAAEARGDTAIDEDRVKELLGMSSEDYVAQQKNAVSKTETRPVGADLDEEDEADEDNLSEGVKPARHLDLGAFEGPAPSASVRSIADVSARIPESLSEHPAKGDKSSDVSWSEKFFLGAARARKRRESQQKSEKPEISKPAETAKTAEPSGTAANAGHELQPTFSGFSQDGIAAQQDAGKKKGKSTESPTVDDSEDEDEEDVPDLSGTDRNDDLSGANKRSSYFQEVFE
- the SFK1 gene encoding Sfk1p (ancestral locus Anc_2.589); this translates as MEKRRRNISPGNYFFLVPVIGFIPWYGMLIAMLICWAGQGRPIYWFMHQPQSVVYISDIGATNLNPLFIAGAGWQGLFLVITVACEFYQRSGYWPFRLRADCRTTADEKSENGLSFNSMKSQYSDLLESSRFLMPPWYTRHERNLIFAAFVNGLIGELGLLFCSIFTTAKYHHVHISMVTVFIVFMLLCVCCNIAEYMSMGRHYAMLHPLASQGAATVTPADLKWYQWSGHVWNKFTISGVTKMAWLALAIVWAICFGAINDDSTSACFEWLLAFWFGLYFIILSVDFYLGGRYKKSRYFRHVQTFAGYYKYDELLASTVFHRVSIPSQDEEAIFVDADAHPSVSVVA